Sequence from the Nymphaea colorata isolate Beijing-Zhang1983 chromosome 9, ASM883128v2, whole genome shotgun sequence genome:
ACTCATAAATGAAACAGGACAATTTGTTTGGCACTTTATCTACTTGAACAACCAATGTCAACACCAGTTTATCATCCTTTTCCATGCTATTTTGGAAGTTCAACATGCATATATTATTCAACAGATGAGCCAAAGAAATCTGGAGACAAAAAATTTCATACGATTTTGCAAACTGAATAGCATTTCCACCAACTCCTGAGAAGCAATCAATCACAAGTACATCTCGACAACTTTTAGCCTGATCGGAAGCAATTGCTTCTGGTGTCACGGAGTACCATCCTTCTTCATCTAGTCTGATGCCCTCATTATATCTTGAGAAAAGACTGAACCTCTGTGTCCAATATTTTGCTACAAGAGGGCTGATTTCCCTTGCAATTGCcatttctaaagaaaaaaatcaatcaaaaccAGAAAATAATTCTGCAAGAGAGATTGGATAATTCATGAAAAAGAGGATTCAATGACTTTAGTAAAAGAACGTGGATGAGCATTTCCAGATCAGAGAGGTCTGATATTtggcaaggaaaaaaaaaaactgaaataacaGAATTATGATATACGTTCGCACTGAAATCTACATGTGTTCATCTTGACTTTTAATGATTATGTATTGAACGATATTTTTTCATGAGCTTAATCCTGGGAATTAGGAATTAAGACGACATTGGAGCTTTAACTTTTAACCCTTTCTAGAATTAGGGTAACTTGGAGACCTGGAGGAATCTCCTCCTTTAGAGTAGGAAAAATTAAGCATTATTGCATACCTTCACCAAATTCAAACACCTTCCATATCAATCAACCGATTCGATTTCCCTGAATCCAGCACATTCCACCATCCTGAGTTCTAGCTCTATCAGACTAGTACCACCCATACTTAACAAGTATAAATCTTTGCTTCGATTATTTAACTCAGATGCTACTTAGAACACTTGTAACTTCACTATTGCTAGTCCACTAGCTAGTTGATAGCGAAGTTTGTTTACAAAAAGTTGTGGACATTACTTTTCTCCTCGATTATATATCATAATGCTGAAAGTGCATTGATAACTCATGCACTTAACTTTTCAGCATTTAAGCCTCACGTTTGAATGGCAAGCTCCAGGAAAGAGAAAACCAGTTCAAAGAGGGAGAGGACCGGGAACCCTCAATCCATACTTATATCACATGATCTGGTGGGTCGGTGGCATGACTTCAAATCAAATGCCAACTTCTTGAAAGCATCAAATATgcagaaagaagagagaatgTGAAGTGAGAAAATagaagaacacacacacacacacacacacacacaagagcTATTCACAAAGACGAGAAAACGCATGGTGGCGTCATGACTATGAAGGAAGCGGGGTTGCCAATCCCAACTTCCCATAAACACATAAACAAGTCTCAACACAAAAAAAGCCCTGGCCTTATGCCAACATTTCAATAGGGGATAAAGTATTCTCAAAAAAGCAAATGATAAATGCGAAAACGAAAGAAAAACGATTATTAAAAACGAGCCTGGCTTTGAGATGACCATATGCTTCTTCTTGGCTATCCCGCggcttcttctttttgtcacCTTCCTAGTTAATCTTTTCATCGTTAACCTTGACGAAGAAGGGTGAGAGGCTGACTTCCTCGAgaagaaatctctctctctctctctcgctgacGGACCATTCAGTAAAGAGCTCGCAGAGGGACCAGGCAACGACTCTTTCTCGATATAGAGTGGCTATACAAACAAGTgtattaaaacagaaaaaaggtaTGCGAATCTGagaaatgttttctttttttaaatttccgtatcaaacaaaaattgcataataaaaaaaatatcaataagaGGGTAATATTGTGTTTGGTCGTGTCTTAGTTAGGATGAAATATACATTCTAGTTATTTGAATTCCGTTGAATGGTAggatgaaatgtttttttttagttattcaAACATATCATATTATTAAttgacatattttaaaattaaatgcaactAATATAAAGGCTTAAATCGCattaaattgtactttgacaaAGAATAAACAACAAGCAGGAAAAAACAGTTATTGATGTTTTATAGTTTTATCAACATATGCCCCATCAACACTTCTGCACAACTGTACCATCAAAACCAAAGCATTGTTaagctgaatttttttctttattgctaTCACGCACTTTTAGTTCAGCTCGGTTCTTACTGAATATAGTGATTTATGTTCAACCAcatgatttttccttttattcctTCGCTCGTGGCAAGCTGAAAACGCTAACAATCTATAAgcataaagaagaaaagcaaattcAGACTTTCTACCATAATTATTTGAAGCAACAAAATCTTATAAACCTCCAGAAATGTTAGATTTTGTGTAAAAGCACTAGTCAACTACGTGCAACCCAAAAGGTAGATCTCTCTTGTTGAGCGCCCACAGAAACTGATGAATTGGTGAGCTCATGTGTATGATTTTCATGGACAATCTCACATAAGGCGTTCAATGACCTTGCAAGTGGTTTAGTAGAAGTAGATGCACaatcatttctcttttttttcttttcgatcGATGGCACAATACATGTCAGTTTAACTGATTCCTATAGGTGCTATATATTGATTGGGTATAAAAAGACTGGAAATGATGCCAATGGATTAAACCCTCacgtctctctttctctctctctctctctcacagctCTTTTTGGTTTTACGAAATGAGAAATTACATttggtaaaacaaaaaaaaaaacttcaaaaggaaaagaaaatgactgcGAAAAATCAACTTTGATTTGCATGTCATATCCACTTTGCACTAGTACTTGACCTTTCGCAAGCAGCtgtcataaaattattttagttCTTCTGGAAGGAGAAGGTGTTCCCCTTTGTCAGTTTTGTTCTCATAGGAAGAGCctatttttttccataaaagGTCATCTTAGCCATTTTTATCTGATACAACCTGCTCCGGGCAGTGACTGTATGGGGAGATACGAATATTGAGAATTTTAgtttaatagaaaaaacatgtaatgaaaattaatttattttcaacctttttcttatgttcatttttaacgttttttaacttctttttttcaaataaattgtCAATGAAATAGTGAGGAAAaaattgcttcatatttttaCTTATAAAGGAGACTCAAAGATAACCTCAAGAGGTATAGAATAGCTGGTTGGGTTGTACAAGAAAACTTTGCCAGTTTAATTCCCATGGGTACTATGTTCTTACATCTTGAAAAGGGGTAGAGTGTGGTACAAAGCTAACAGGTATACTTCACACTATTTTTTGATCACGTGAACGTCCGTTCCGCAAATACAATGTTTTTTCTAAGCAAGACCTTCCTTAAAAGATTCACTTTTTGCAATATTCTAAAATGATAGAACATCTAAAACAACTTCTATGGAACACCATGAGATCATTCTACCTGTCGCACCACTCTCATTGAGCAATTAATAGAAAAGGCCACATCCACAAATTCAAACAACCTTTAATGCCAGCAAATGGTAAATCATTGTCTGATTGGTTAGATAAACAAAAGGCGATTGTTGTTATTGAGAACGATTTGGTTATGGTTTTAACTAGGGCGTGCATGCAGTGATGATTTTTATTGGGAATCAGGATTCAGAGTATTCTCTTGAAGCTAAAGACCCTTTTGAATATCTCAACAGTAGATCAATAAATTAGAGTTGAAGGGCAATTGTTACTAGATGGGataaaacatgcatatataatatattccATGAGCACTACCTTTTGTGCCAGCCTAAGCAGCATTTGCTCGAGGATGAGGACACTAACTCATATCTTAACTCTTAAGTGCAGTTTCCTCATGTTATAAACAAAACCTTTCTGAAAGGAAAGCTCCGGTTAAGCCCCCATTACCCAGCCTTGCAAGGACAAAGGGTGGTCAGGCAGAGACATGTCAGGGTTGGGACTATccatgaaaacatgaaaacagCTGTGTAAATGCCGTCATATATGAAATCCAAGTCCAAAATTCGTCTTACTTCAGTGTGAAGTTGAGCTCTGAATGCCCAAAAACCCTGTACAACATATTAGATAGGCTCAATTGCAACAAACTCGTCGGACAAACCTGAAAAACCCATATACCTTAGCTGCTGCTTTGAATGGACTCAGTTGTCAGGTTGTTACCACTTTCCAACATCAAAACATCACGAAAACAGCTAACAAATAAGCAATTCCAAGATGAAACTATTCCCATAATCTCAGAAACAGATTCATAGTccatgaccaaaaaaaaaaaaccaaccgCAGTTTCTACCAGGATACAAAGATATCATCAATTGGCTACAGCCATACAACTAAAGAAATGATACACAATGACACACCATGCCAAATCCTAATATTTCATATCCTGCAATAGTATAGCAGAATTCTGTTTTAGTTCTCCAAAAGAATGTGGCTTGCCTTGGCAACagattgaagaaaagaaaaaggaaacaagagcTCCTCCTTCAAAGGAACCTGAGTTTCCCTTTACGCACTGAAGATTTTGCTTTTTGGCACAATGCCTTCTCAGCACCAGTCATGCCAGAGCAAGGATCTGAGGCTCCCAATGTTACTGCAAAGTAAAGATAGATGGTGCACAAGAAGGCCAGGAGTGCAAGCATAGTTAACAGAAAGCGATGTCGACGAAGCAGAATTGACCATCCCTCCCCATCATCGCGAGGTTGAGGCTGTCTCCTGAATGTCGAGGACAAGGAAGATGCAGTCTGTGGTCTCCTATGCCTTGGACTTGGATCAGCTGGATCGTTATCCAGCCCCATGTTGGTTCTCTCGTCCTTGCGTCACAGATAATCACGCTGTATTGATAAATATTGCCGTTAAAATACAGGTTCCATCATCGGGGTCCAACTTTTAGAACAATAAAAGAATCCTGGACAGGATAGATCATGAACACAACAATTTTTGCGATCATAGGATAAAAGAAGTGGGGTTGTGCCGGACTAGTTAATCATTGTTTTCAAAGTGACACAGTCATGCTGACAAAACTAAGTTTATATGCTAATTGGCCATAACACTTACCCAAGGTGACTGATCTAATTCTAAAGTAGGCAACTGAAATATCAAAATACACAATTAGTTATCAGCATTGTTAAAATGCTAAGAAAATTAAGATACACTTAACTAGAGTCTAGTGGTGacttaatgaaaaaattaagcaaataaGATTCTGTAGGATTCACCCCATCAATAACGG
This genomic interval carries:
- the LOC116261153 gene encoding uncharacterized protein LOC116261153 isoform X4 codes for the protein MKRLTRKVTKRRSRGIAKKKHMVISKPEMAIAREISPLVAKYWTQRFSLFSRYNEGIRLDEEGWYSVTPEAIASDQAKSCRDVLVIDCFSGVGGNAIQFAKSGCHVLAIDVDPQKVELSRHNANIYGVGDYIDFIVGDFFLLAPFLRGNVAFLSPPWGGPDYNKIETFTLGMLKPQSGSVNFLGYLLHPLIFRSKRTMSLAN